The proteins below are encoded in one region of Bremerella sp. P1:
- a CDS encoding creatininase family protein: MSAPRPWKLSEVNYGHVKNTQYEVAVLPLGATEPHNLHLPYGTDDYEGTQIGERICEAAHNQGAKVILLPTMPYGTETNMRQFPLAMNVDPSTLFAVVTDLIQSLVQSGIKKVVLLNSHGGNEMKPLLRELYGKTEAHVFLCNWFKAFSDEEYHEIFTHKEDHAGEMETSMILAYRPELVARRPDGSFDADSGATRPMQMEALENGWVSITRPWHLLTTNSGSGNPHEATAEKGDRLMELLVNRLAPFLVQLSNAQADEKFPFIVE, translated from the coding sequence ATGTCTGCCCCTCGTCCCTGGAAACTTTCTGAAGTTAACTACGGCCACGTTAAGAACACCCAGTACGAAGTCGCCGTGCTTCCCCTGGGCGCGACCGAGCCGCACAATCTTCACTTGCCGTATGGAACGGACGATTACGAAGGAACTCAGATCGGCGAGCGGATCTGCGAAGCGGCCCACAACCAAGGCGCGAAGGTTATTCTCTTGCCGACGATGCCGTACGGGACCGAGACCAACATGCGGCAGTTTCCACTGGCGATGAATGTTGACCCGTCAACGCTGTTTGCCGTGGTTACGGACCTTATCCAATCGCTGGTGCAAAGTGGGATCAAGAAGGTCGTTTTGCTGAACAGCCACGGAGGGAACGAGATGAAACCGCTGCTGCGTGAGCTGTATGGAAAAACGGAAGCCCATGTTTTCCTGTGCAACTGGTTTAAGGCATTCAGCGACGAGGAATACCATGAGATCTTCACCCACAAGGAAGATCACGCCGGCGAAATGGAAACCTCGATGATTTTGGCGTACCGCCCCGAGCTGGTCGCCCGACGACCAGATGGATCGTTTGACGCTGACTCCGGAGCGACCAGGCCCATGCAGATGGAGGCCTTGGAGAACGGCTGGGTTTCGATCACCCGCCCCTGGCACTTGCTGACCACCAACAGCGGCTCAGGCAATCCCCACGAGGCGACGGCCGAAAAAGGAGACCGATTAATGGAGCTTTTGGTGAACCGCCTGGCCCCGTTCCTGGTCCAGCTTTCCAACGCCCAGGCAGACGAGAAGTTCCCGTTTATCGTTGAGTAG
- a CDS encoding DUF1653 domain-containing protein, with protein MNHPSDQLRPGRYRHYKGPMYVVLGVARHSETEEPVVVYRKDYGDKSLWVRPLAMFVESVTVDGQEMPRFEYLGPEAF; from the coding sequence ATGAACCATCCGAGTGATCAACTTCGACCAGGTCGTTATCGCCACTACAAGGGCCCTATGTACGTCGTGCTGGGCGTTGCACGGCATAGCGAGACCGAAGAGCCGGTGGTGGTCTACCGCAAGGATTACGGCGATAAGAGCCTGTGGGTGCGTCCCCTGGCGATGTTCGTCGAGTCGGTCACGGTCGATGGGCAGGAAATGCCTCGGTTTGAATACCTGGGACCCGAGGCCTTTTAG
- a CDS encoding sensor histidine kinase — protein sequence MTTIFAILAIAISVTALVALRHSEDDANPNVSHLTQENLQLKLELETLRDLHAQLLEDKAFLQFMRADQDHERQLLALDLHDLSLPNLTSALFQMEALHQRLDGMDDSLEATIDLLRESLYQTRRVMNCMSPTLVQDEGVVASLQRLAEHLEATVESVRFHHDVEFDRLAPLCECALIQLVREAFDQIRRNRFAQNVEVELIQEDDRLQLSISDDGHGDLADSPRIQDCLEILSGHQAATHPQAPGQIMRVEFSVTDLIQSDTIKEKSRAFS from the coding sequence ATGACAACGATTTTTGCAATCTTGGCCATCGCCATTAGCGTGACCGCCCTGGTGGCATTAAGACACAGCGAAGACGACGCAAACCCGAATGTAAGTCATCTCACACAAGAGAATCTGCAGCTCAAGCTCGAGCTGGAAACGCTCCGCGACCTGCATGCTCAGCTATTGGAAGATAAAGCGTTTCTGCAGTTTATGCGGGCGGATCAGGATCACGAGCGACAACTCCTGGCCCTCGATCTACATGATTTGAGTTTGCCGAATCTGACGTCTGCGTTATTTCAGATGGAAGCTCTTCATCAACGACTCGACGGCATGGACGACTCGCTCGAAGCCACAATCGACCTGCTTCGCGAAAGCTTGTATCAAACGCGACGCGTCATGAACTGCATGTCGCCCACGCTCGTTCAAGACGAAGGAGTTGTCGCCAGCTTGCAGCGTTTGGCCGAACACTTGGAAGCAACGGTTGAAAGCGTACGGTTTCATCACGATGTCGAATTCGATCGCCTCGCTCCCCTGTGCGAATGCGCCCTGATTCAACTCGTTCGCGAAGCGTTCGATCAGATCCGCCGCAATCGATTCGCCCAGAACGTGGAAGTGGAACTGATCCAAGAGGACGACCGGCTTCAGCTGAGCATTTCCGATGACGGTCACGGCGACTTGGCCGACAGTCCGCGGATTCAGGATTGCCTGGAGATTCTGTCAGGCCACCAGGCAGCCACCCACCCGCAAGCGCCTGGACAGATCATGCGGGTAGAGTTTTCCGTCACCGATTTGATTCAATCGGACACGATCAAGGAAAAATCGCGAGCATTCAGTTGA
- a CDS encoding (Fe-S)-binding protein gives MRVALFVPCYIDQLYPRVAMATLELLEQLGVDVDFPEAQTCCGQPMLNSGCDTDALPLAQRFVEIFSGYDAIVCPSGSCVSMVKNHYDHLLHNDEKYDTIRTQVYELCEFLVDVLKVESLPVKFPYKVGLHSSCHGLRELRLASDSELNAPEFNKPRQLLALLDGVEFAELKRKDECCGFGGTFAVSEEAVSCTMGRDRIADHLQAGTQVLTAGDMSCLMHLAGLIKREKQPIRVMHIAEILAGYEVPQ, from the coding sequence ATGCGCGTCGCCCTTTTCGTTCCTTGCTATATCGATCAACTCTACCCGCGCGTTGCCATGGCCACATTAGAGCTGCTGGAGCAACTGGGAGTCGACGTTGATTTTCCGGAAGCCCAAACATGCTGTGGGCAGCCCATGCTCAATAGCGGCTGCGACACCGATGCCTTGCCGTTGGCCCAGCGGTTTGTCGAAATCTTCTCTGGCTACGACGCCATCGTTTGTCCCAGTGGTAGCTGCGTGTCGATGGTGAAGAACCACTACGACCACCTGCTGCACAACGACGAGAAGTACGACACCATTCGCACGCAGGTCTACGAACTGTGCGAGTTCCTGGTCGACGTGCTGAAGGTTGAATCGCTGCCGGTCAAGTTTCCTTACAAGGTGGGCCTGCATTCAAGCTGCCACGGCTTGCGTGAACTTCGCCTGGCCAGCGATAGCGAACTGAACGCACCTGAGTTCAATAAGCCGCGTCAACTGCTCGCGCTGTTGGATGGTGTCGAGTTTGCCGAACTGAAACGAAAAGACGAGTGCTGTGGCTTTGGTGGCACGTTTGCGGTTTCTGAAGAAGCGGTCAGCTGCACGATGGGCCGCGACCGGATCGCCGACCATCTTCAGGCCGGCACCCAGGTTCTCACCGCTGGCGACATGTCCTGCTTGATGCACCTGGCAGGTCTGATCAAACGCGAGAAGCAGCCCATCCGCGTCATGCATATAGCCGAGATCCTCGCCGGATACGAGGTACCCCAATGA
- a CDS encoding LutB/LldF family L-lactate oxidation iron-sulfur protein produces MSAIKSYDHPTNANQFNKDQERTHWHDSSLWFIREKRDRMSKSLPEWETLRSCASQIKAHTVSKLADYLEEFEKNATARGVTVHWAKDAEEHNRIVLEILQKHEAKRIVKSKSMLTEECHLNPWLEKHGIEVVDTDLGERIVQLREEPPSHIVMPAIHLKKEDVSNTFHEHLHTEQGNHDPNYLTESARQHLRQKFCQADVGITGVNFAIAETGGFVVCTNEGNADLGVSLPKVHIACMGIEKLIPKVDHLSIFLRLLARSATGQPITTYSSHFHGPVEGGELHIVLVDNGRSKIMNSDDYRNSLKCIRCGACMNTCPVYRRSGGHSYAATVPGPIGSILNPLRDAKHHKTLPFACTLCGSCSDVCPVKINLHEQLLTLRTEVKNQKQLPMSKTMPMRIASYVFQRPKLYAWLGGVGKFFLRTMPRFLIYNSLNPWGRNREMPEAPPESFRKQYAQRAKKKSDN; encoded by the coding sequence ATGAGCGCCATAAAAAGCTACGATCACCCAACCAACGCCAACCAGTTCAACAAAGACCAGGAACGTACCCATTGGCATGATTCGTCGCTGTGGTTCATCCGCGAAAAGCGCGACCGCATGTCAAAGAGCTTGCCCGAATGGGAAACGCTTCGCTCGTGTGCTTCTCAAATCAAAGCCCACACCGTCAGCAAGCTGGCCGACTACCTGGAAGAGTTTGAGAAGAACGCGACAGCCCGCGGGGTGACCGTCCACTGGGCGAAAGACGCCGAAGAACACAATCGCATCGTGCTCGAGATTCTACAAAAGCACGAAGCCAAGCGGATCGTTAAGTCGAAGTCGATGCTGACCGAAGAGTGCCACTTGAATCCGTGGCTCGAGAAGCATGGCATCGAAGTGGTCGATACCGACCTGGGAGAGCGCATCGTTCAACTGCGGGAAGAACCACCTTCGCACATCGTGATGCCGGCCATTCACCTGAAGAAGGAAGATGTCAGCAACACGTTCCACGAACACCTGCATACCGAACAAGGCAATCACGATCCGAACTACCTGACCGAGTCGGCACGCCAGCACTTGCGGCAGAAGTTTTGCCAGGCCGACGTCGGCATCACGGGGGTCAACTTTGCCATCGCGGAAACCGGCGGCTTTGTGGTCTGCACCAATGAGGGCAACGCCGACCTGGGTGTTTCGCTGCCGAAGGTTCACATTGCCTGCATGGGCATCGAGAAGCTGATTCCCAAAGTGGACCACCTCAGTATCTTCCTGCGACTGCTGGCCCGCAGCGCGACCGGACAGCCGATCACGACGTACTCTTCGCACTTCCATGGTCCCGTGGAAGGAGGCGAACTGCATATCGTGCTGGTCGACAACGGCCGCAGCAAAATCATGAACAGCGACGACTACCGAAATTCGCTCAAGTGCATTCGGTGTGGTGCGTGTATGAATACGTGCCCCGTCTATCGTCGCAGTGGCGGCCACAGCTACGCGGCAACCGTCCCCGGACCGATTGGTTCGATCCTCAATCCGCTACGCGATGCGAAACATCACAAGACGCTGCCGTTTGCCTGTACGCTGTGCGGCAGCTGCAGCGATGTCTGCCCGGTGAAGATCAACCTGCACGAACAGCTGCTCACGCTTCGCACCGAAGTGAAGAATCAAAAGCAGTTGCCGATGTCGAAGACGATGCCGATGCGGATCGCGTCGTACGTCTTCCAGCGGCCCAAGCTGTATGCATGGCTGGGGGGCGTCGGTAAGTTCTTCCTGCGAACGATGCCGCGGTTCCTGATCTACAACTCGCTGAATCCCTGGGGACGTAATCGCGAGATGCCGGAGGCTCCGCCGGAAAGTTTCCGCAAGCAGTACGCCCAACGAGCGAAGAAGAAAAGCGACAACTGA